Proteins from one Acidobacteriota bacterium genomic window:
- a CDS encoding ABC transporter permease: MLRNIFNYTLIASTIRLSTPLILAALGGLYSERSGVINIALEGMMLAGAFTAAAVTVFAHSSLVGVLTAVLAGVLVAALHAVATINYRADQVVSGTAINILFLGVPALLSGALFESTGATRQLSKDEVLPDIPIFNSDSSPMLASIFNQKPIVYLAFLVVALSVYVLYRTRFGLRLRAVGENPEAADTAGVNVRRMRYAGVLISGALAALGGAYLSIGQSSQFTRNMTAGRGFIALAALIFGKWHPVGALMACLLFGFAEAVSIRMQGNVNIPNQFVLMIPYVLTMVVLAGFIRRANPPKALGVAYVKE, encoded by the coding sequence ATGCTCAGAAACATTTTCAACTATACGCTGATTGCTTCAACCATTCGGTTGTCCACGCCATTGATCCTGGCTGCGTTGGGTGGGTTGTATTCCGAACGTAGCGGCGTGATCAACATTGCATTGGAAGGCATGATGCTGGCCGGAGCCTTTACGGCTGCGGCGGTGACAGTGTTTGCGCATAGTTCGCTGGTCGGAGTGTTGACGGCTGTGTTGGCGGGGGTGTTGGTTGCTGCGTTGCACGCAGTGGCAACGATCAACTATCGAGCGGATCAGGTAGTCAGCGGAACGGCGATCAACATTTTGTTTCTGGGCGTTCCAGCGTTGCTGTCGGGAGCGTTGTTTGAATCCACGGGCGCAACCCGGCAATTGAGCAAAGATGAAGTGCTGCCGGATATTCCGATTTTTAATTCGGATTCGTCGCCGATGCTGGCGTCCATCTTCAACCAAAAACCGATTGTCTATTTGGCGTTTCTGGTGGTGGCGTTGTCAGTTTATGTGTTGTATCGAACCCGGTTTGGATTGCGACTTCGCGCGGTGGGTGAAAACCCTGAAGCTGCGGATACGGCAGGAGTCAACGTGCGGCGAATGCGTTACGCTGGTGTGTTAATTTCCGGCGCGTTGGCTGCGCTTGGCGGGGCATATCTGTCCATTGGCCAAAGTTCGCAGTTTACGCGCAACATGACTGCCGGCCGTGGGTTCATTGCCTTGGCGGCACTAATTTTCGGCAAATGGCATCCGGTGGGAGCGTTGATGGCCTGTTTGTTGTTCGGCTTTGCCGAAGCGGTTTCGATCCGCATGCAGGGCAATGTCAACATTCCCAACCAGTTTGTGCTGATGATTCCGTACGTGTTGACGATGGTCGTGTTGGCTGGATTCATTCGCCGCGCCAACCCGCCAAAAGCGCTCGGCGTGGCGTATGTCAAAGAATAA
- the udk gene encoding uridine kinase: MIIGICGGTGSGKTTVARRILENVSDEHVVFFQQDSYYRNLEDMPIELRHQINFDHPDALDNDLFINHVKALRAGEAINMPVYDFSIHTRKAETIHVQPKPIMIIEGILIFVDAALRGLMDIKIFVDTDDDLRFIRRLQRDVHERGRTVESVIKQYLETVRPMHEQFVEPSKRYADVIIPEGGYNEVGIDLISGKIHAQLQKELGKKAS; encoded by the coding sequence ATGATCATTGGAATTTGCGGCGGTACGGGATCGGGCAAGACAACTGTCGCTCGGCGCATTTTGGAAAATGTCAGCGATGAGCACGTGGTGTTCTTTCAGCAGGACAGTTATTACCGGAACCTGGAAGACATGCCGATTGAGCTGCGTCACCAGATCAATTTCGATCATCCCGACGCATTGGATAACGATCTGTTCATCAACCACGTCAAGGCATTACGTGCGGGCGAGGCGATCAACATGCCTGTCTACGATTTTTCCATTCATACCCGTAAAGCCGAAACCATTCACGTTCAGCCCAAGCCAATCATGATCATCGAAGGCATTTTGATTTTCGTGGACGCTGCGTTGCGCGGGTTGATGGACATCAAAATCTTCGTGGATACGGATGACGATTTGCGTTTTATTCGTCGCTTGCAGCGGGATGTTCACGAACGCGGACGAACGGTGGAATCGGTCATCAAACAATACCTGGAAACCGTGCGCCCCATGCACGAGCAGTTTGTCGAACCGTCCAAGCGATACGCCGATGTGATTATTCCGGAAGGCGGGTACAATGAAGTCGGCATTGATCTGATTTCGGGCAAAATCCATGCACAGTTACAGAAGGAATTGGGGAAAAAAGCTTCGTGA
- a CDS encoding purine-nucleoside phosphorylase, translating to MTSSIFDRAQTSARFIRERIQAEVDVAAVLGSGLGAFAETLEEKTIVPYEEIPDFARSTVEGHSGRLVVGKLPGAGINVAVMQGRFHYYEGYSLDEVTLPIRAFGAMGVKKLVLTNAAGGVNQSFKAGDLMLISDHINLMMKSPLRGQHDNRLGDRFPDMSEVYSKAYRRIAKEIAAELNIRLTEGVYMSLQGPNYETPAEIRMMRLLGADAVGMSTVPEAIVARQMGMKTLGISLITNAAAGIEDAPINHAEVMEMGHRVSAQFCELLTRVIVRM from the coding sequence ATGACAAGTTCTATTTTTGACCGCGCGCAAACTTCGGCGCGGTTTATTCGTGAACGAATCCAGGCAGAAGTTGATGTTGCTGCCGTGCTCGGCTCGGGGCTGGGAGCCTTTGCCGAAACGCTGGAAGAGAAAACCATCGTTCCCTACGAAGAGATTCCTGACTTCGCGCGTTCGACCGTCGAAGGGCATTCCGGGCGGTTGGTCGTGGGCAAGCTTCCCGGCGCCGGCATCAACGTCGCGGTGATGCAGGGACGTTTTCATTACTACGAAGGTTATTCGTTGGATGAAGTGACGCTGCCGATTCGCGCATTCGGAGCAATGGGTGTCAAAAAGCTTGTGCTGACGAACGCTGCGGGCGGAGTCAATCAAAGCTTCAAGGCAGGCGACCTGATGCTGATCAGCGACCACATCAACCTGATGATGAAAAGTCCCTTGCGCGGTCAGCATGACAACCGTCTGGGAGATCGCTTTCCGGATATGAGCGAGGTGTACTCGAAAGCATATCGCCGTATTGCCAAGGAGATTGCGGCGGAATTAAACATCCGGCTGACCGAAGGCGTGTATATGTCCTTGCAAGGGCCAAATTACGAAACCCCGGCGGAAATTCGCATGATGCGATTGCTGGGCGCGGATGCCGTGGGAATGTCCACCGTGCCGGAAGCCATTGTCGCGCGCCAAATGGGGATGAAAACGCTTGGCATTTCGTTGATTACGAACGCCGCCGCTGGAATCGAAGACGCTCCGATCAATCACGCGGAAGTGATGGAAATGGGACATCGCGTCAGTGCGCAGTTCTGCGAATTACTGACCAGGGTGATTGTCAGGATGTGA
- a CDS encoding DUF1801 domain-containing protein: MKNAKPPSEELIRFLSVYDLSVGELALKLREMVLSEAPTANELIYDAYNAVAIAFTFTERLKEAFCHIAVYSKHVNLGFNYGATLSDPDGMLIGSGKQVRHLKVSSPEELRNLHLRRFIQLAIEQADVQERAKSTKTIVKVTQGKKRRPH, translated from the coding sequence ATGAAAAACGCAAAACCTCCCAGTGAAGAGTTGATACGCTTTTTGTCCGTTTACGATCTGTCGGTCGGCGAACTGGCGCTCAAACTTCGCGAAATGGTTTTGTCGGAAGCTCCGACCGCGAACGAATTGATTTACGATGCCTACAATGCCGTGGCCATCGCATTTACCTTTACCGAACGATTGAAAGAAGCGTTTTGTCATATTGCCGTATACAGCAAACACGTCAACTTGGGATTCAATTACGGAGCGACCTTGTCTGACCCGGACGGTATGTTGATTGGTTCCGGCAAGCAAGTTCGTCATCTCAAAGTTTCCAGCCCCGAAGAATTGCGAAACCTCCACTTGCGGCGTTTCATACAATTGGCGATTGAGCAGGCAGATGTACAAGAGCGAGCAAAAAGCACGAAAACGATCGTGAAAGTCACGCAGGGAAAGAAACGGCGACCGCATTAG
- the cdd gene encoding cytidine deaminase, with the protein MASQARQFSYSPYSKFRVGAAVESADGRVFTGCNVENSSYGLTMCAERVALGKAISEGAREFTRIAVIADAEAPVPPCGACRQVIYELCGNQVEVLMSDQYGKMEVHTIGQLLPEAFDGSFL; encoded by the coding sequence ATGGCCAGCCAGGCAAGGCAGTTTTCCTATTCGCCGTACTCCAAATTCAGAGTTGGCGCAGCAGTGGAATCTGCCGATGGCCGGGTTTTTACCGGCTGCAATGTGGAAAATTCCAGCTACGGCTTGACGATGTGCGCTGAGCGCGTGGCGCTGGGCAAAGCGATTTCCGAAGGCGCAAGGGAATTTACGCGCATTGCCGTGATCGCTGATGCTGAAGCGCCGGTTCCGCCCTGCGGCGCTTGTCGTCAAGTGATTTACGAACTGTGCGGCAATCAGGTGGAAGTGTTGATGTCCGATCAATACGGAAAGATGGAAGTTCACACAATTGGCCAGTTGCTGCCGGAAGCATTCGACGGAAGTTTTCTGTGA